The segment TACGGCTGCCGGCAAGCTTCGCGAAGCGCACTGTGCCCGTGCCGGTGAGGCGGTTGCTCAGCGCCACCTCGGCTACGGGCCTATGGGTGTTCGCCGAGTTGGAGGAGGCCGGCCAGGGAGAAGCACAGAGCGCCGGTGAGGGTCCCCCAGTTGGCGATGTCGGCGTTGACCAGGCTGCCGGTTGCCGGGCGGGTGTAGGCGGCGAGGGCGGAGATCATGAACAGGGCGGATCCGAGTTGGTTGACGGCGACGATCCACCAGCCGAGGCTGCGCGGGTGGACGCAGTGCCGGCCGTGGCAGATCTCGAAGAGGGCCAGGTGGCCGGAAACAAGGAAGAGACCGCAGCCGATCATGTCGGGCGCCCAGATCAGCCGGTTGACCTGCTGGACGTTCAGGCCCTGCAGGAAGGAGTCCAGCAGGTCGACGGCGAAGACGAGGGTGCCCGCGAGGAGGACGAAGGTGCTCAGCCAGTCCACCCGCATCGGCTCGTAGCTCCACCACCGCCAGTGGTGGGTGACCAGTCGGCCTTCGCCGCCGCCGACGTGGCGGGGTGCGTTGATCACCTGGAGGAGTGAGGCGTACCCGCCGGTGGTGAAGAACAGGCCGCCCGCGAAGTAGATGGAGGCGCACTCGGTGGCGTCGCCGGAGCCGAACTGGGCGACGGCCGCGCCGGCCCCGAAGAGTGCCCCGCCGATGACGAAGGCGATCGCGGCGATGGCGTTGAGTCTGCGCAGCCGGGTGATGGCAACTGCGTCCGCACGGATGTGCCGAGTGGCCGCCGCGCCGAGGGGACGGACGGCGAGCACTCCGCGTCGCCGCGCGAGCCGGGACTCCCACACGGCGGTGCCGCCGTCGGGAAGGCGCCAGGTGAGCCGGGTGGTGAACGGTCCCGCGCCCTCGGCGCGCTGCTCAGGTTGCCCCACGGACTGAGCCTAGAACCTCGGGTAGGGCAGGAGGATGGGCGAAACGCCGTCCTGCCGAGCCGTCGCCGCAGCCTGCGGGGCGCGGCCGGCTCATGCGGGCGGGATGGCGGCGATACCGCCCTCTTCCTCGGGGCTGATGGGTGGGTGTCGCTTGGCGCCGCGCCACCACAGCAGGCGGCCGTAGGTGGAGATGGTGACGAGCGCGGCTCCGACGACGACGTAGATGCTCAGGACGACGAGCTGCTGGGTGATCGCGTTGCCGTCGAAGTACAGGGTGTTGCGGACCAGGGTCGCCCCGTTCCACGGGGGCAGGACGGGGCCGAGAAACTGCCAGAAGGCCGGAAGGTAGGCAGTTCCGTTGACTCCGCCGGTGGAGGGGTTGCCGAAGAAGACGACGATGACCACGGTGAGCAGGGTGCCGATCGGGCCGATCAGGCTCTGAAGGGTTGCGGCGAAGAGCGCGACGGACAGGCACACGAGGGCGAACTCTCCCCACGGTGGCCAGAAGTTGGTGCCGACGTCGGGGTAGGCGTTGAGGATCGGACCGATGATCACGTCGAACACCAGGGCGGCGATGACGGCGTAGCCGATGAGACTGAGGACGCGTCGGCGCGCTGCTGCGGCGCCGGTGCGTTGCATGGCGAGAGTGGAGCCCAGGTAGCCGGCCACGAGCAGCACGAACACGGCGATGCCGGGGACGACCCCGAGCGGGTCCTGCTTGGGGAGTTCGTTGGTCACCCTGAAGGCGAGGCGCTGCCCCTGGGCCTTGGCGGCCCGCTCGTAGAGGGCGGGCATCTGGCCGGGGGCGACCAGGCTCGCGGCCTCGGCGATCACCACGGTGTTGCTCTGTGCCACGAAGCCGCCGTAGATCTCGGTGCGGTTGGCGGCGTCCTCCAGGGCGGCCTGGTCCTTGTACTGGTGGATCTTCAGCGAGATGTGGTCCTGGACGGCTGTGGTCAGCGGTGAGCTGCCGGTCACGCCCCACGGAAGGTCACGGGCGACCACGGCGTGCTGCGCCGACACGTAGGTCGTGACCATGATGGTGGCCATGACGAGGGCCATCAGCAGGCCGGTGATCAGCGCCCGCCAGGACGGCGGCCTCGGCCCGTCGCCAGGCCCTGGAGACGGGGCGTGTCCTCCGCCCGACCCGCCGGGGGACGGCTGAGCCGGGTCCTGCGTGTCCGGGGCCGGGGTCGCCGGAGACGTAGGACCGTCCCCGGGGGAGGTCGGCGCAAGGCCCGGGATGCGAACCTCGCGGCCTGCCGCGGCGCCCTGGGTGGAGTCGCCCGCTGTCGGGCCGGTGTCCACCCATAGCTGCACCGAGTCGGCGTGGGAGATCCTGGAGTCCTACCAGCCTGCCCGGGTCGTCGCGGGCAAGACGATCCGGCACGCGGAGCACATGGACATCATCCGGGAGCTGTCCGACGGCGAGACGGGAGACCACCACTGGGGACGGTGTAGCGAGCGCCGCTGGTGGCGTTACGCCATGTGGGCCGCTTAGCCCCACCGCCTCCGGCCGCCGGTCCTAAGCGGTGGCGCGCGCCGATGTTGGTGATGTATCTTGATGGCATACATCATGGATGCTGGAGGTGCTCGATGTCCGTCACGCAGATTGATCTCGATGACGAGGCGCTCGCCGAGGCCATGCGGCTGATGGGTGTCACGACGAAGAAGGAGACGGTCAACGCGGCCCTGCGGGACTACGTGGCACGGTTCAAGCGGCTCGATGCCGCCGAGAAGCTGGCCGCGCGCGGTGCGCGTGGCGAGTTCGAGCAGGCTGCGGCGGCGCATGACGCGGGCAAGCGTGCCCGACGTGAGGCCTTCGAGTGATCACATACCTGCTCGACGCCTCCGCCCTGTGGCACCTGTTCCGTACGCCCGGAGCATTGCCGCCATGGGAGGGACACATCGCTGCTGGGGTGTTCCACCTCTGCGAGCCGACGCGCGCCGAATTTCTCTACTCGGCAACCAGCCCGTCCCACCGGGACGAGCTGGCGGAGGAGTTGGACGCACTCTGCCTGCTCTCTCCGGTTCCGAAGAATGCCTGGCGTTGGGTCGACACCGCCCAGTACAAGCTGACCCAGCGGGGGCAGCATCGTGCGGCAGGAGCGATCGATCTGTTGGTGTGTGCGACCGCGGTCCATCACGGGCACACCGTTCTCCACGTGGACAACGACTTCGTGACGGTGGCGGGAGTACTCAAGGAACTTCAGCAGCGAGACGTACGAGCCTGATCTCCTGGGGCCGGTTCACGCTGTCCCTGGTCGGTTCTCTGAGCGCAGCCGTCGCACCCTCCAGATCTGCGAGTCGTGCGGCCAGGGTGGCCTCCGCGAGCCGGGTTGGCAGTGCGGCGCTGAACTTGAGGCCGTTCAGCGCACGCGCATCCACTGCGGGAAGGCACAGTTGATCGGCGGCCTCCGAATGGCCTTCCTCCATTCCGTGGGCGTCACGTCCTCGCGAAGTCGGATGCAGGTGTCCGTTGGTCTCTGCAGGGGATCGGCGATCGCGGTGAGTGTGGCGGCCAGGGTGGCGTTGGCCCGATAGCCGGCCCAGGTCCACCAGCGCACGTTGGTGTCGCGACCGCCCCTTACGACCCCTGTCCCGTCGGGGTGGACCAGTTCCGAGCTGCTCTCGCGTGCTTGGGCGAGCGCGGTCTTGGCGCGCCCGGTGAGGGTGACGGGCGGGTCCGTGCCGAGAATCACTTCCCGTACCGCGCGGGTCAGTTCGTACGAGGCGGCCCGGCCGGAACCTGTTCCTCCCCAGCGCGCCTTGCCGCCGCCGTCGACCGGTTCGACGAAGCATCGCCGTCGGGACCGGTCGATGTACGTCACCTGCCAGCTCTGTCCGGCCAGGAGCAGGCGCCGAGGACCCGCCACCTCTTCGGTCAGCAGCGCAGGATTGGTCGTGCCGATCTCGGTACGTCCCGAGAGCACCGTGAATTCCGGAGCTGCGGTGAACACCGCGGTGAGGTCCATGAAGTGCCGGTAGCCGAAGCGGCGTTCCGCCTCAGGGCCGATGAACAGCATCCCTCCGTCCCGGTCCAGGAACCCCTCCTCGATCAGGTGGCGCACGATGGGCTCGGCCGAAGTTCCGAAGGGGCCGAGCCCTCCCCACCATTCCTGCCACAGTCGGTCTCCGACCCGGTGCTCCTGGAGGCAGAGGGCCAGTACTTGTTGGGCGACGATGTGCCGAGGCTCTGGTGGGGCCACCACTGGCTCCACCCAGCCGCGCGACCACAGAAGCAGCAGAGCTGCCGCACCGATCAATCCGTCCTCATCGACGGTGAGGAACAGGCAGTTGCGGGTGGAACCCGGTCGCCGGCCGGTCCGGCCAACCGGCCGTGCTCACCCGTCGGCGTGGTCGCCTGCATAGCTGCGACCGTTGGTGGCTGCGGGGCCGTGCTCGCGGCCGGAGCGGCTGGCTTCACAGCCGGCGCTGAAGCCGGTGTAGGAGCCGCTGTGGTCGGCGGGGCCGTCGGGGTCATCTCCGAAGGCGGCGTCGTCATCGCAGGTGCAATGGGTATCGCGGGCACCGGGGCCGCCATCGCCTCAGAGGGGGCCGAGACAACGGCCAAGGCGGATGCCGCCACCTCATCCGGGGCCAAGACGTCCCAGGCCGCGGCGGAGGACACGGCGGCTTCCGGTTCGGCCAGCGGCGGGACACGGGCGGCAAAAGCCGCTCCCAAGAGTGGTACGGCTGCTCGCGGAAGCCGCGGGGCCAAGGGCAAGTTCCAGCCAAAAGTCTCAATTCACAAACCCCAGGGGGACTGGGACCTGGAGACCCGGGTCTCGGACGCCAACGCCCTTCGCGACTCCGTCGGAACGGTCGCTACAAGGGACGCGAAATACCGGACGTACTCGGCTGCGATAAACATTCATACCGGTGACGTGGCGGTCGGCTGTTCGGGGGCGGGAAATTGTGCGGAAGTGAATATCATGGAATTCACGGGTTGGGACCCCTCTGATATCCTCTTCACCCGAGCCGGCCGGCTGATGGACATCGAGGACGGGCTTGGTAAGGTCTGGCAGGAGATGGAAATCTGCACGACGTGCCAGGGTATCTTCCCGGTGGACTCGTTTGTACCCGGAGCCCTCCTCGCGTCGGAGCAGGGTCATGGTGGGTAGGAGGCAGTGATGGTGAGTGCGGCACTTCTGGAGCTGGAAAGGCATGACTGGTCCGGGTTTCGGTGCGGCTGTGGGCGCAGCGCCGCACACATTCCGGAGGTATTTCGCAAACTGCTCGACGCGAAGTCGCCCGAAGATGCGGTGGGATACCGCTTCGATGGGCATCTGGAAATTCAGTCGATGCTTTTTGAGGCTGCTGTCCCCGCTGTTCCAGTGATCCTGGCCTCTCTGATGGAGGAGCTCGCACTATTTGCGCGCAGCCACCTTCTCGTCACTCTCCTGTTCTTGGTTTCCGGGGAATCGCATTCCAGTGAATTGGCGGCCGGGCGGGAAGGGCTTTCCGGTGAGTGCTACGAGAAGGCACGCGAGGGACTGTGGGTGATCTACCGCGAGGCGGTCTCGGGGGACACGGAAAACGCATTGGACATCCTGGAAATAATCGAAGAAGACGAATCCCGATTCACGGCCTTCCGTGCCGCCCTCCAGGAACGTCTCGCGAAACAGCAGAAGGGGAGGTAGTTATGGTGGCCGACGCGGCAACGGTGAACCGTGAGGGCGTGGAGGGCGTTCCCTCCTTGGTGGCCAGGGCGATGGGCCGGCAGTGGCACCGGAACCACCTGGCTGGCATGGACCCGCTGCGTGGAACGCGTCCGGACGGAGCGTCGGTCGCCTACGTGACGGACCCCGCTGCCGCGGCTACTGGGGCAGGCAGCCCGGTGTTCGTGCTGGCCCCCACGGTCGGAGGATCGCGGCGCGCTGTGTGGACGTGCTGATCGCGGCGGTGTTTTCCTTCGTCGCGGTCGGTCTGATCGGAGCTTCCGCGGACACCACAGGGCTGCTGGTCCTCGCGCTGGTGGCCTGGCCCGCAACTGCCGTGTTCTATTTCACGGCGTCGGTGCACTGGTGGGGGACGACGGCGGGCAAACGACTTTTCGGACTGCGGGTCGTCCGGCTGTGGTCGGACGGGACGCTGCCGCCGTCATGGAAGGACGCGTTCATCCGGGAGTTCGACCGGGCGGCCTTCCTGTCGATTCCAGTGCTGAATCTTCTGGTGGGCGCGATTCTGCTGGTGCAGATGGCCAGGGATCGCGGTTCCTACCATCAGAGCAAGTTCGACCGTGCTGCGCGCACTGTTGTGGTGCGGTGGCTGGCTGTTGTGGGAGCGGGGATTTGATGGGGCAGGGGACGATGCGGCGTTCGGCGGGAACGGAGACGGCGCTGGATGTCTTGCTGCGGTGGGCGTGGATCCGGCGCCGTACGTCGGTGCAGGACGTGGCGGACTTCAAGAGCGGACAGGCGCTTGAAGTCGTGGGGTTCACTCGCAGCATCGGTGGCGCGGCAATGACCTCCGTCGGAAAGGGCAAGCAAATCGCTCGGCTCAGGCCTGGCTACCTGCACTTCGCCGCCGGACAGGACCCGACTTGGCGTGACCGCCGGGGTGGCCGCAGCGCCACCCTCCGGCCGCCGTTCACGCTGAGGCCCACGGGGGAGAAGGTGCTGATGGCCTCGAAGTTCGAGTGGTACGAACTGCTCACCGCCGATGGGACCTATGACGTGGCCGTGCCGAAGAAGGACGTACAGCTCGTGCGGTACGTGTTCGCGATGCGGCAAGAGTGAAGAGTCCGCGCAGTAGCGAGGGACGGGCCTGTCAGGGCATGCGATGCTGCTGGTGAACGGGGTGTCGGGTTCGAGTTGGGCGGGCGGCCCTGCGGACGGCCACAGTGCCTGGCTGCGCCTCTGCAGTGCCGTGACGAGCCGCTGTCGGGCGGGGGTGTTCAGTTGCCTGAGCGTCGGTGAGCGTGGAGCGCGGCTTTCGGGCACGCTGGTGCTTGCTCCCAGGGGACGTGCCCGGCCGGGCAGGGGGCTTGGACACCCTGGTCAGCCGTCCATCCGCCGGGGATTAATCGGGGCGTTCTCGGGGACTATTCGCCGTGCATGCAGGGAAGGCCCTGACACCTGCTGGCCACCTGGGCGGCCACACACGATCAGCAGCAGACGACTCGACCGCCGACGAGACCCGGTAGCCGCCGGGCCGCAGCTCGCCGGTAATGGAGCGCCGTTGCCTGCGAACGTGTTCGACGCTACGGTCCTGGCTGGTCACCGACCGACGCCGGTCCGGGCCACTCACCAGGAGGAGGTTGAGACACCACATGCCCGGGCAGCCCGCGCGCGTGATTCGTAACCCGGTCCTGGCCGGCTCGCATCCCGACCCGTCCATTCTGCGGGTGGGGTCCGACTATTACCTGGCGACCTCGACGTTCGAGTGGTTTCCGGGCGTACGACTGCACCACTCGCGGGACCTGGTGCACTGGCGCGCCCTCGGCGGGGCGCTGGAGAGCACACGGCTGCTGGATCTGACCGGCTGTCCGGACTCCGGCGGTGTCTGGGCGCCGAACCTGAGCCATGCGGACGGTCTGTTCCACCTCGTCTACAGCAATGTGTCGACGTATGCGGGCGGAGGCGACTGCCTGGCGCCGCCCGACGGTTCTTGCTCGACGACGGATTCGGGACGCGTTCGGGACGCAAGGATAGGAATAGACCAACAAGGATGAACAAGGGCCGACACTGCTCCCCACTTCTGACGCGTAAATAGAGCCTGGTCAGGGTGGGTGTGGGCAGGGTTGGGTGCCCGGTGGCCGTGGAGGGCTCCGGGTGTCGGGGTTGTCGGTCAGGCGGCGTTCTCCCTCGGGTTGAGGGTGACGGTGTAGCCGAGTTGGTTGAGTTGGTTGATGGCTCGGCGGGTGGTGCGTTCGGGGTCGCGTTGGGTGAAGTAGGTGCCGCCGAGTTCCTGGTAGGCGACGTTGTCGGTCAGCATGTGCCAGATCGCGGTGGTGATCGAGTGCTCGACGGCGACCAGTGCCCTGAGCGGGCCGCGGCGGGCGGTCAGGCGCTTGTAGCGGGCCTGCAGGTAGGTGTCCTTGGTTCTGACCGCGCCGAATGCCGCGAGGCCGAGGGCGCCTTTGAGGTAGGGGTTGCCGGGCCGGACTTTGGTGTTCTTGGTGCGGCCGGCGGACTCGTGGTGGCCGGGGCAGACCCCGGCCCAGGCGGCGAGGTGTTTGGCGGAGGCGAACCGGGTCATGTCCCCGCCGGTCTCCGCGATGATCACTTCGGCGGTGGGCTGGTTGATTCCGGGGATGGTGTCGAGGAGGTCGAGGGCGCCACGAAAGGGTGCCATCGCCTCTTCGATGCGTCCGGTGAGCTGGTCGATCATTGTGGTGAGCTGGTCGTAGTGGTCCAGATGCAGGCGGGTCAGGAACGCGTGGTGCTCGCGGAACCGTCCGGTCAGGGCCTCGGTGAGTTCGGGGATCTTGTTGCGGAGCTTGCGTTTGGCCAGGTCCGCGAGGATCTGCGGGTCGTCTTCGCCGCGGATGAGGGCTTCGAGCATGGCCCGTCCGGAGACGCCCATGATGTCGGAGGCGACCGCGGAGAGTTTGATGCCGGTGTCCTCCAGTAGTTTCTCCAGCCGCTGGACCGCGCGGCCGCGTTCGCGGGTGGCGGTGGTGCGGGCCCGGGTCAGGTCGCGCAGTTCACGGACCGGTTCGGGCGGCACGAAGGAGGGGCGGACCAGGCCGTGGGCGCCGAGCTGGGCGAGCCACGCGGCGTCCGAGACGTCGGTCTTGCGGCCGGGCAGGTTCTTGACCTGACGGGCGTTGACGAGGATCACGTGCAAGCCCTCGGCCAGTACGTAGTAGAAGGGCTTCCAGTAGTCCGAGGTCGCTTCGATCACGACCAGCGTCACCCGTTCGGCGAGCAGGCGATCGCGCAGGGCGAGGACGGCATTGGTTGTCGATCCCCAGGTTGTGGTCTCGGTCGTGAAGGACCCTCGCCGCTTGGTACTCGGGCTGCGGACGCATGCCTTGGCATCCTTCTTGCTGATGTCCAGGCCGGCGCAGCGTTCGTGCAGCACGTCCACGGCCTTGCTCCCTCCCTCGCCGGACAGCCGGGTGCGCCGTTCCGGGAGGGCCAGGGTGAATCAGGAATTCTGACGCACGTGCTTCGCAGCAACACTCCACGGTTCCCGTGGGCGGCCCCCAGCACCACGCTGACCTGCGAGCTCACCGGCATCACAGAGTCTTCGGTTTCGGCCGGAACGAACCCCACCACGATCCCGAACCGGGATCAGCCCACGTCAGGGCAGACAGAAGCACCTCCGGCGCACGCCCGGAGATTTACCACGCCCCCGGCGCGCACCAAAGGTGCGCTGGATCGCTGACCTGCGAAGCGGTAGGCGATCAAGGTCGTTGCCGGCCTCCGGGATGGCGGCCCTGAGGCTCGATACCAAGATCCAGGGGCCGGACAGGGGCCGGGACGGCGCGGGCGGGTCCGCGCCGACGGTGTCTGCGGGCCTGTTCGTTGTCGGATTTGCTTGTTCGGTGGGCATGGGGCTGCCATCGCCAGCGCGGCCAGTTGAGTACTGGGGAGACGGCGCAGCTGCTGGTGCGTCTGGTACGTAGGTCCGAGGTACGACGACACCGGCTGTTGCCTTTGCTGCGGGGGGACTGTCGCCTTCGTCTGGGCGATCTGGCGGTTGGTGGCGGCGACGCCGATGTCGCGCGACCGCGCCTTCGGGCCCGTCTGCATCGTTCCGCTCGGGGCATTTTCCACGCCGATATTCTCCAGAGATGCCCCTTCGTCAGTACGCCTACTTCGCCTTGTTCAGCGAGCGCACCTCTGCAGAAGAGATGACCTCGCAGTTGGGCATCAGCCCTGACGAGGTGTCCGTCCGGGGCAGCCGCTTCACCGAGCCGGCAGTGATTCCGGTCAGCCACGTCTGGAAGATCGTCTGCCGGGAGGAAGACCTTCGCGTTGACGAGCAGATTGCGCGTGTGCTCGACAGGCTTCGCCCACACACGGGTCGCGTAGCAGAACTCGCCGGACGTCTGGCCGCCGATGGCGGCGGAGCGGTGCTGCAGGTCGTGCGCTGCTTCAACGACGCCGGCCAGAACCGGCGGGACGCTTCGGGCACTGCCAACCTCTTCGGCTGGCACCTGGACCGCAATGTCCTGGCCTTCCTCACGGCCGTCGGCGCCGAGCTCGACATCGATGAGTACGACATGGCCCCGGACGAGGACAGCAGGTGAGCACGCGACCCCGTACTCATCTGGGCAGAGGAGTAAATCGTGGTGCGGGATGGCGTACCCGAAGCCGACGATGGAGCCGCTGCGTGAACCGCCGGGGGTCTCTCGTCCGATGAGGGTGTGTGAGCGAAACGAACCGGGGGAGTCGGAGCGACGCCGAGCTGTTGCGTGCCGTCGAGGACGGGGACCGTGGCGCCTTCGAGGCGCTCTACCGCCGTTACGCACCGTGGCTCGTGCTGCGGCTGCGCGGGCGGTGCGCCGATCCGGCGCTGGTCGACGACGTCGTACAGGAGGCGTTCCTGGACGTGTGGCGGGGAGCTGCCCGCTATCACCGTGACGGCGACGTGGCGGGCTGGCTGTGGCGGATCGGGTCGCGCCGTCTGGTGGACGCGCTGCGTGGCGACGGGGCTCGTGGCCGGCTGCGCCAAGCGCTCTCCCGGCTGCGTCATCGCGACGAGGCTTCTGCCGAGGAACATGTGCTGGCCCGGGTGCAGCACGGCGACTTGGCGGGCTCGCTGGCCCGGCTCTCGCCAGAGCTGCGGGCGGTGCTGCAAGCCACGGTGATCGACGGTCTGACGACGCGTGAGGCGGCCGTCCTGCTCGGCATCCCGCCGGGCACGGTCAAGACCCGGGCCATGCGCGCCCGGAGGCAACTGCGGGAAGGCCTGACATGAGTTGGCACGCGGATGACGGGGACTTGCGGGAGTACGCCCACGGGGCTCTGGCGGTGCCTCGGCTGTGGTCCGTCGAGACTCACCTCGCCGCCTGCGCGGACTGCCGGGCTGTGCTCTCTGCGTATGTCCCGCCCGCCGAAATCGCGGCTGGTTGGGCCCGTCTGGACGCCGAGTTGGATGCCCCGAGGCCCGGTCCGGTCGAGTCGCTGCTGACCCGGGTGGGGGTCGCCGACCACACCGCGCGGCTGCTCGCGGCGACTCCGGTGCTGCGCCGCTCCTGGCTCGCCGCCGTCGTGCTCACCTTGCTGCTCGCGGTCGGCGTGGGGCTGGCCGCGTCGCCGCTGATGCTGTTGGCCACGGCGCCGCTGCTGCCGCTGGCGGGGGTGGCGGTGTCGTTCGGGCCGGGACTCGACCCGACGTACGAGATGGCGGTGGTCGCGCCGATGCACACCTTCCGCCTGCTGATGGTGCGTACGGTCGCGGTGCT is part of the Streptomyces sp. NBC_01262 genome and harbors:
- a CDS encoding type II toxin-antitoxin system VapB family antitoxin, which codes for MSVTQIDLDDEALAEAMRLMGVTTKKETVNAALRDYVARFKRLDAAEKLAARGARGEFEQAAAAHDAGKRARREAFE
- a CDS encoding PIN domain nuclease, whose protein sequence is MITYLLDASALWHLFRTPGALPPWEGHIAAGVFHLCEPTRAEFLYSATSPSHRDELAEELDALCLLSPVPKNAWRWVDTAQYKLTQRGQHRAAGAIDLLVCATAVHHGHTVLHVDNDFVTVAGVLKELQQRDVRA
- a CDS encoding RDD family protein, with amino-acid sequence MAPEPPGWHGPAAWNASGRSVGRLRDGPRCRGYWGRQPGVRAGPHGRRIAARCVDVLIAAVFSFVAVGLIGASADTTGLLVLALVAWPATAVFYFTASVHWWGTTAGKRLFGLRVVRLWSDGTLPPSWKDAFIREFDRAAFLSIPVLNLLVGAILLVQMARDRGSYHQSKFDRAARTVVVRWLAVVGAGI
- a CDS encoding IS110 family transposase gives rise to the protein MDVLHERCAGLDISKKDAKACVRSPSTKRRGSFTTETTTWGSTTNAVLALRDRLLAERVTLVVIEATSDYWKPFYYVLAEGLHVILVNARQVKNLPGRKTDVSDAAWLAQLGAHGLVRPSFVPPEPVRELRDLTRARTTATRERGRAVQRLEKLLEDTGIKLSAVASDIMGVSGRAMLEALIRGEDDPQILADLAKRKLRNKIPELTEALTGRFREHHAFLTRLHLDHYDQLTTMIDQLTGRIEEAMAPFRGALDLLDTIPGINQPTAEVIIAETGGDMTRFASAKHLAAWAGVCPGHHESAGRTKNTKVRPGNPYLKGALGLAAFGAVRTKDTYLQARYKRLTARRGPLRALVAVEHSITTAIWHMLTDNVAYQELGGTYFTQRDPERTTRRAINQLNQLGYTVTLNPRENAA
- a CDS encoding DUF4279 domain-containing protein, which encodes MPLRQYAYFALFSERTSAEEMTSQLGISPDEVSVRGSRFTEPAVIPVSHVWKIVCREEDLRVDEQIARVLDRLRPHTGRVAELAGRLAADGGGAVLQVVRCFNDAGQNRRDASGTANLFGWHLDRNVLAFLTAVGAELDIDEYDMAPDEDSR
- a CDS encoding RNA polymerase sigma factor, which gives rise to MSETNRGSRSDAELLRAVEDGDRGAFEALYRRYAPWLVLRLRGRCADPALVDDVVQEAFLDVWRGAARYHRDGDVAGWLWRIGSRRLVDALRGDGARGRLRQALSRLRHRDEASAEEHVLARVQHGDLAGSLARLSPELRAVLQATVIDGLTTREAAVLLGIPPGTVKTRAMRARRQLREGLT
- a CDS encoding zf-HC2 domain-containing protein is translated as MSWHADDGDLREYAHGALAVPRLWSVETHLAACADCRAVLSAYVPPAEIAAGWARLDAELDAPRPGPVESLLTRVGVADHTARLLAATPVLRRSWLAAVVLTLLLAVGVGLAASPLMLLATAPLLPLAGVAVSFGPGLDPTYEMAVVAPMHTFRLLMVRTVAVLSTTTALSGLASLALPSFGLAALGWLLPALALTSTGVALMARLGPVLASALVGGGWTALVVLNHLLASGAPVPFTAAGQGAAAVVAVVATVLLVAARDRFDSGRPLDPSFRSLRSFRFAARRLS